In the genome of Triticum urartu cultivar G1812 chromosome 5, Tu2.1, whole genome shotgun sequence, one region contains:
- the LOC125508493 gene encoding protein CLT2, chloroplastic-like has protein sequence MPMSSSPAVAVAVASAAVVALAVANRVLYKLALVPLKSYPFFLAQLTTFGYVTVYFSILYARYRAGVVTRDMLTLPKIRFAVIGLLEALGVAAGMSAGAMLPGPAIPILSQSFLVWQLIFSVLLLGKTYSLRQIIGCLLVTSGVILAVASGANDGHLLSGVKLIWPLLMVVSSAFQAGASILKESVFVDGAKRLKGKRPDIFVVNSFGSGFQALFVFLLLPLLSNLRGIKLAELSGHLNGGAECFLNVGESPIDCGGAPFLPLLFIFVNMAFNISLLNLVKMSSAVVASLTATSAVPISIYILSLPLPYIPQGAELSASFILGGIVLLMGLILYNLPQSSKESKTD, from the exons ATGCCGATGAGCTCCTCGCCGGCGGTCGCGGTCGCGGTCGCGTCTGCGGCCGTGGTAGCGCTGGCTGTCGCTAACCGCGTGCTCTATAAGCTCGCGCTGGTGCCCCTCAAGTCCTATCCCTTCTTCCTCGCTCAGCTCACCACGTTCGG GTACGTCACGGTGTACTTTTCAATACTCTATGCGAGGTACCGCGCGGGGGTGGTGACGCGGGACATGCTGACACTGCCGAAGATCCGGTTCGCTGTCATCGGCTTGCTAGAGGCTCTTGGGGTCGCCGCTGGAATGTCTGCGGGAG CTATGCTGCCTGGCCCTGCTATTCCTATACTGTCTCAG TCTTTCCTGGTGTGGCAGCTTATCTTCTCTGTGTTGCTTTTGGGAAAGACCTACTCTCTGAGACAAATCATTGGTTGCTTGCTTGTAACTTCTGGTGTGATTCTTGCTGTTGCGAG TGGGGCAAATGATGGTCATCTTCTATCTGGAGTCAAGTTAATTTGGCCATTGCTGATGGTTGTTTCATCGGCATTCCAAGCTGGTGCATCCATTTTGAAG GAGTCTGTTTTCGTTGATGGTGCAAAACGTCTTAAG GGGAAACGGCCTGACATCTTCGTGGTTAATTCATTCGGATCTGGGTTTCAG GCTCTTtttgtcttccttcttctcccATTACTTTCTAATTTGAGGGGGATTAAGCTTGCTGAGCTTTCTGGCCATTTAAATGGTGGTGCTGAGTGCTTCTTAAATGTTGGGGAGAGCCCAATTG ATTGTGGAGGTGCTCCATTCCTACCATTGCTTTTTATATTCGTAAACATGGCTTTCAACATCTCGTTGCTTAATTTGGTAAAGATGTCGTCTGCCGTGGTTGCTTCACTTACAGCAACTTCCGCCG TGCCAATATCAATCTACATCCTTTCTCTTCCTTTGCCCTACATCCCTCAAGGCGCGGAATTAAGCGCTTCTTTTATCTTAGGTGGCATTGTATTGTTGATGGGCCTAATTCTGTATAACCTTCCCCAATCATCTAAAGAGTCAAAGACTGACTAA